In Mustelus asterias chromosome 16, sMusAst1.hap1.1, whole genome shotgun sequence, one DNA window encodes the following:
- the slc26a2 gene encoding sulfate transporter isoform X1, whose amino-acid sequence MLLTGRISPLTDCRMASTEANNADGMLALSTMASPALKNRKYSPIILEEQEKNTLDVKKIAVKRLKKCCSCTPTRAKDFFVDFFPAIRWFPKYKWKEWILGDIMSGLLVGILLVPQSIAYSLLAGQEPIYGLYTSFFACIIYFLMGTSKHISVGIFGVLCLMIGQVVDRELQLAGFDIYDDGNSTSQSEMFNQSAGLCGRSCFAIRIGSTLTFMAGVYQVAMGIFQVGFISVYLSDSLLSGFATGASFTILTSQVKYLLGISIPRAHGPGSLVKTWVYIFKNIHTTNICDLVTSLVCLLVLVPLKEINECYKSKLKVPIPGELLVVVLATLVSHYGHLSTKFNSTIAGNIPTGFMAPAPPDWSLIPRIAADALPISIIGFAITVSLSEMFAKKHGYLVRANQEMFAIGTCNIIPAFFHCFTTSAALAKSLVKESTGCRTQFSSIVTALVLLLVLLVIAPLFYSLQKCVLGVITIVNLRGALRKFIELPRMWKVSKVDTVIWFVTMLSSALVSTELGLLIGVSFSVICVIARTQVPRAALLGHLEGTEIYEDVGRYKNLQNLSGVKIFRFEAPLYYANKEFFKKYLYKQTGVNPTLIIVARKKAERKIIREMKQKATVNSCTSVKTEVTVQLSKQEFEFHTVIIDFSVIQFLDMAGIATVKEVYKDYKQIGIQVLLSNCNASVIDSLHNGGYFENGDIHTLVFYSVHDAVMFASNVRQKNGDWEANNFC is encoded by the exons ACGGATTGCAGGATGGCTTCCACAGAAGCTAACAATGCTGATGGCATGTTGGCACTCAGTACCATGGCCTCTCCTGCTTTGAAGAACAGGAAATATTCTCCCATTATTTTAGAAGAGCAAGAAAAGAATACGTTAGATGTGAAGAAGATTGCGGTGAAAAGGCTGAAAAAGTGTTGTTCTTGCACCCCAACCAGAGCAAAAGACTTCTTTGTTGACTTCTTTCCTGCCATACGATGGTTTCCAAAATACAAATGGAAAGAATGGATTTTGGGTGATATTATGTCCGGTCTGTTAGTGGGCATCCTACTCGTTCCACAGTCAATAGCCTATTCATTGCTCGCAGGGCAGGAGCCAATATATGGGCTGTACACCTCATTCTTTGCCTGCATCATCTACTTCCTGATGGGAACATCAAAGCACATTTCAGTTGGTATCTTTGGTGTGCTTTGCCTAATGATTGGTCAGGTGGTGGATCGGGAACTACAGTTGGCTGGGTTTGACATCTATGATGATGGTAATAGCACTTCCCAATCAGAAATGTTCAATCAGTCTGCTGGTCTATGTGGTCGAAGTTGTTTTGCCATTCGCATTGGCTCAACATTGACTTTTATGGCTGGGGTCTATCAG GTGGCCATGGGCATCTTCCAAGTGGGCTTTATATCAGTGTACCTGTCTGACTCCTTACTTAGCGGATTTGCCACTGGAGCATCGTTCACTATACTCACCTCACAAGTTAAGTACCTTCTGGGGATCAGCATTCCACGCGCCCATGGTCCCGGTTCACTTGTGAAAACCTGGGTTTACATCTTCAAAAATATCCACACTACTAACATCTGCGATCTAGTCACCAGCCTGGTGTGCCTTCTGGTGCTAGTGCCTTTAAAAGAAATAAATGAATGCTATAAATCCAAGTTGAAAGTACCGATTCCAGGCGAGCTTCTGGTTGTAGTCTTAGCTACTCTGGTCTCTCATTACGGACACTTGAGTACCAAGTTTAATTCTACCATTGCTGGAAACATTCCCACTGGATTTATGgcccccgccccaccagactGGAGCTTGATACCTCGAATTGCCGCAGATGCCCTGCCAATTTCTATAATCGGTTTTGCAATTACCGTTTCTCTTTCAGAGATGTTTGCCAAGAAGCATGGGTATCTGGTGAGAGCCAATCAAGAAATGTTTGCCATTGGGACCTGTAACATTATACCGGCATTTTTTCATTGCTTCACAACCAGTGCTGCTCTTGCCAAATCCCTCGTGAAAGAGTCCACGGGTTGCCGGACCCAATTCTCAAGTATAGTGACTGCTTTAGTGCTTCTCCTTGTGCTTCTTGTGATTGCACCTCTTTTCTACTCTCTTCAAAAGTGTGTATTGGGTGTCATAACCATTGTGAATCTCCGCGGTGCTTTGAGAAAATTTATTGAGTTGCCCAGAATGTGGAAGGTGAGCAAGGTGGACACTGTCATATGGTTTGTCACAATGTTATCTTCAGCCTTAGTCAGCACAGAGTTAGGACTGTTAATTGGGGTTAGCTTTTCTGTGATCTGTGTCATTGCACGAACGCAAGTGCCAAGAGCCGCTCTGCTCGGCCATCTGGAGGGGACAGAAATTTACGAAGATGTGGGAAGATATAAGAATCTTCAAAATTTGTCTGGTGTCAAAATATTTAGATTTGAGGCCCCGTTGTACTACGCAAACAAAGAGTTCTTCAAAAAATACCTCTACAAACAGACAGGAGTTAACCCAACTCTCATAATCGTAgcgaggaaaaaagcagaaaggaAAATAATCCGGGAAATGAAACAGAAGGCGACGGTGAATTCTTGCACTTCCGTGAAGACTGAGGTTACGGTGCAGCTCTCCAAGCAAGAGTTTGAATTCCATACAGTTATCATTGATTTCTCAGTCATTCAATTCCTGGATATGGCAGGtatagcgacagtgaaggaagtctATAAAGATTACAAACAGATTGGAATCCAAGTTCTTCTGTCAAACTGTAATGCGTCAGTTATTGATAGTCTTCACAACGGAGGCTATTTTGAAAATGGTGACATCCACACATTGGTATTTTACAGTGTTCATGATGCAGTCATGTTTGCTTCAAATGTACGCCAAAAGAATGGTGATTGGGAAGCAAACAACTTCTGTTAA
- the slc26a2 gene encoding sulfate transporter isoform X2, with translation MASTEANNADGMLALSTMASPALKNRKYSPIILEEQEKNTLDVKKIAVKRLKKCCSCTPTRAKDFFVDFFPAIRWFPKYKWKEWILGDIMSGLLVGILLVPQSIAYSLLAGQEPIYGLYTSFFACIIYFLMGTSKHISVGIFGVLCLMIGQVVDRELQLAGFDIYDDGNSTSQSEMFNQSAGLCGRSCFAIRIGSTLTFMAGVYQVAMGIFQVGFISVYLSDSLLSGFATGASFTILTSQVKYLLGISIPRAHGPGSLVKTWVYIFKNIHTTNICDLVTSLVCLLVLVPLKEINECYKSKLKVPIPGELLVVVLATLVSHYGHLSTKFNSTIAGNIPTGFMAPAPPDWSLIPRIAADALPISIIGFAITVSLSEMFAKKHGYLVRANQEMFAIGTCNIIPAFFHCFTTSAALAKSLVKESTGCRTQFSSIVTALVLLLVLLVIAPLFYSLQKCVLGVITIVNLRGALRKFIELPRMWKVSKVDTVIWFVTMLSSALVSTELGLLIGVSFSVICVIARTQVPRAALLGHLEGTEIYEDVGRYKNLQNLSGVKIFRFEAPLYYANKEFFKKYLYKQTGVNPTLIIVARKKAERKIIREMKQKATVNSCTSVKTEVTVQLSKQEFEFHTVIIDFSVIQFLDMAGIATVKEVYKDYKQIGIQVLLSNCNASVIDSLHNGGYFENGDIHTLVFYSVHDAVMFASNVRQKNGDWEANNFC, from the exons ATGGCTTCCACAGAAGCTAACAATGCTGATGGCATGTTGGCACTCAGTACCATGGCCTCTCCTGCTTTGAAGAACAGGAAATATTCTCCCATTATTTTAGAAGAGCAAGAAAAGAATACGTTAGATGTGAAGAAGATTGCGGTGAAAAGGCTGAAAAAGTGTTGTTCTTGCACCCCAACCAGAGCAAAAGACTTCTTTGTTGACTTCTTTCCTGCCATACGATGGTTTCCAAAATACAAATGGAAAGAATGGATTTTGGGTGATATTATGTCCGGTCTGTTAGTGGGCATCCTACTCGTTCCACAGTCAATAGCCTATTCATTGCTCGCAGGGCAGGAGCCAATATATGGGCTGTACACCTCATTCTTTGCCTGCATCATCTACTTCCTGATGGGAACATCAAAGCACATTTCAGTTGGTATCTTTGGTGTGCTTTGCCTAATGATTGGTCAGGTGGTGGATCGGGAACTACAGTTGGCTGGGTTTGACATCTATGATGATGGTAATAGCACTTCCCAATCAGAAATGTTCAATCAGTCTGCTGGTCTATGTGGTCGAAGTTGTTTTGCCATTCGCATTGGCTCAACATTGACTTTTATGGCTGGGGTCTATCAG GTGGCCATGGGCATCTTCCAAGTGGGCTTTATATCAGTGTACCTGTCTGACTCCTTACTTAGCGGATTTGCCACTGGAGCATCGTTCACTATACTCACCTCACAAGTTAAGTACCTTCTGGGGATCAGCATTCCACGCGCCCATGGTCCCGGTTCACTTGTGAAAACCTGGGTTTACATCTTCAAAAATATCCACACTACTAACATCTGCGATCTAGTCACCAGCCTGGTGTGCCTTCTGGTGCTAGTGCCTTTAAAAGAAATAAATGAATGCTATAAATCCAAGTTGAAAGTACCGATTCCAGGCGAGCTTCTGGTTGTAGTCTTAGCTACTCTGGTCTCTCATTACGGACACTTGAGTACCAAGTTTAATTCTACCATTGCTGGAAACATTCCCACTGGATTTATGgcccccgccccaccagactGGAGCTTGATACCTCGAATTGCCGCAGATGCCCTGCCAATTTCTATAATCGGTTTTGCAATTACCGTTTCTCTTTCAGAGATGTTTGCCAAGAAGCATGGGTATCTGGTGAGAGCCAATCAAGAAATGTTTGCCATTGGGACCTGTAACATTATACCGGCATTTTTTCATTGCTTCACAACCAGTGCTGCTCTTGCCAAATCCCTCGTGAAAGAGTCCACGGGTTGCCGGACCCAATTCTCAAGTATAGTGACTGCTTTAGTGCTTCTCCTTGTGCTTCTTGTGATTGCACCTCTTTTCTACTCTCTTCAAAAGTGTGTATTGGGTGTCATAACCATTGTGAATCTCCGCGGTGCTTTGAGAAAATTTATTGAGTTGCCCAGAATGTGGAAGGTGAGCAAGGTGGACACTGTCATATGGTTTGTCACAATGTTATCTTCAGCCTTAGTCAGCACAGAGTTAGGACTGTTAATTGGGGTTAGCTTTTCTGTGATCTGTGTCATTGCACGAACGCAAGTGCCAAGAGCCGCTCTGCTCGGCCATCTGGAGGGGACAGAAATTTACGAAGATGTGGGAAGATATAAGAATCTTCAAAATTTGTCTGGTGTCAAAATATTTAGATTTGAGGCCCCGTTGTACTACGCAAACAAAGAGTTCTTCAAAAAATACCTCTACAAACAGACAGGAGTTAACCCAACTCTCATAATCGTAgcgaggaaaaaagcagaaaggaAAATAATCCGGGAAATGAAACAGAAGGCGACGGTGAATTCTTGCACTTCCGTGAAGACTGAGGTTACGGTGCAGCTCTCCAAGCAAGAGTTTGAATTCCATACAGTTATCATTGATTTCTCAGTCATTCAATTCCTGGATATGGCAGGtatagcgacagtgaaggaagtctATAAAGATTACAAACAGATTGGAATCCAAGTTCTTCTGTCAAACTGTAATGCGTCAGTTATTGATAGTCTTCACAACGGAGGCTATTTTGAAAATGGTGACATCCACACATTGGTATTTTACAGTGTTCATGATGCAGTCATGTTTGCTTCAAATGTACGCCAAAAGAATGGTGATTGGGAAGCAAACAACTTCTGTTAA